From a single Lolium rigidum isolate FL_2022 chromosome 7, APGP_CSIRO_Lrig_0.1, whole genome shotgun sequence genomic region:
- the LOC124679451 gene encoding LOB domain-containing protein 41-like, with translation MRLSCNGCRVLRKGCSEDCSIRPCLQWIKSPEAQANATVFLAKFYGRAGLMNLINAGAETLRPGIFRSLLYEACGRIVNPVYGSVGLLWSNNWQMCQAAVEAVLAGKPIVQVSSEDAAADRTPPLRAYDIRHVGASPAAGADGRLHKVAKVGRTRFKRASSASSHHKPSNADSSSHNPKAPQPQPQPRAEVELDHDEHHHDSHDEEVEECAFQRGPSHESTDSHHHVDVEPHSHHDASADTDAEAGSHVSQAEQNTEPAAETNAEEVEKEDEDLGLGLGLDLTLGFAPVAAARPPRFHVSCRTAEEPAFVGLRFL, from the coding sequence ATGCGGCTGAGCTGCAACGGGTGCCGGGTGCTCCGCAAGGGGTGCAGCGAGGACTGCAGCATCCGGCCCTGCCTGCAGTGGATCAAGAGCCCCGAGGCGCAGGCCAACGCCACCGTCTTCCTCGCCAAGTTCTACGGCCGCGCGGGCCTCATGAACCTCATCAACGCCGGCGCCGAGACCCTCCGCCCGGGCATCTTCCGCTCGCTCCTCTACGAGGCCTGCGGCCGGATCGTCAACCCCGTCTACGGCTCCGTCGGGCTGCTCTGGTCCAACAACTGGCAGATGTGCCAGGCCGCCGTCGAGGCCGTCCTTGCCGGCAAGCCCATCGTGCAGGTCTCCtccgaggacgccgccgccgaccgcACCCCGCCGCTCAGGGCCTACGACATCCGCCACGTCGGCGCCTCGCCGGCCGCGGGCGCCGATGGGAGGCTCCACAAGGTCGCCAAGGTCGGACGCACCCGCTTCAAGCGCGCGTCTTCTGCGTCGTCCCACCACAAGCCCTCCAACGCCGACTCCAGCAGCCACAACCCCAAggcgccgcagccgcagccgcagccgcgggCAGAGGTCGAGCTAGACCACGACGAGCACCACCACGACTCACacgacgaggaggtggaggagtgcGCGTTCCAGCGAGGCCCCAGCCACGAGTCCACCGACAGCCACCACCACGTGGACGTCGAGCCGCACTCCCACCACGACGCGTCCGCCGACACGGACGCCGAGGCGGGCTCGCACGTCAGCCAGGCGGAGCAGAACACTGAGCCAGCCGCAGAGACCAACGCCGAGGAGGTCGAAAAGGAGGACGAAGACCTCGGGCTCGGGCTAGGGCTCGATCTCACGCTAGGATTCGCTCCcgtcgcggcggcgcggccgccaCGATTCCACGTGAGCTGCCGGACCGCCGAGGAGCCTGCTTTCGTGGGGCTCCGCTTCCTCTAG